A genomic window from Sporosarcina sp. Marseille-Q4063 includes:
- the dapA gene encoding 4-hydroxy-tetrahydrodipicolinate synthase: MELGRISTAMVTPFSSTGAIDFEKTKTLIEHLIANGTDSLVVCGTTGESPALTAKEKEELLSFTMETVNKRIPVIAGTGSNATAESIESTITAEQVGVDGIMLVTPYYNKPNQKGLYAHFSTIAEKTSLPILLYNIPGRSVINMTPETTIALSKVKNIRAVKEASGDLEQMAAIIEGMDAGFKVYSGDDGLTLPLLAIGGNGVVSVASHVVGNEMQKMITAFNEGRTQEAARMHRALLPLFQELFAAPNPVPVKYALQKNNIDTGGVRLPLIGYNEENMAFDKVWAKVKNSEHIFV; the protein is encoded by the coding sequence ATGGAACTTGGACGAATATCTACGGCGATGGTTACCCCGTTTTCATCAACGGGCGCCATCGATTTTGAAAAGACAAAGACGCTGATTGAACATCTTATTGCAAATGGAACAGATTCATTGGTCGTTTGCGGAACAACAGGTGAATCCCCTGCGTTAACAGCTAAAGAAAAGGAAGAACTCCTTTCATTTACAATGGAAACGGTGAATAAGCGAATTCCTGTTATTGCCGGAACTGGTTCGAATGCAACTGCTGAGTCAATTGAAAGCACGATTACGGCTGAGCAGGTCGGCGTCGATGGCATTATGCTTGTGACACCTTATTATAATAAGCCGAATCAGAAGGGATTGTACGCTCACTTTTCAACAATAGCCGAGAAAACAAGTCTTCCAATACTGTTGTACAATATCCCAGGACGTTCCGTTATTAATATGACTCCGGAAACGACAATTGCTTTATCGAAAGTGAAGAACATTCGTGCAGTAAAAGAAGCAAGTGGGGACCTCGAACAAATGGCGGCAATTATTGAAGGAATGGACGCTGGATTTAAAGTTTATAGTGGGGACGACGGGCTAACCTTGCCACTTCTTGCGATTGGCGGAAATGGTGTTGTTTCAGTAGCGTCACATGTCGTCGGAAATGAAATGCAGAAAATGATTACCGCATTTAATGAAGGACGTACACAAGAAGCGGCTCGCATGCACCGGGCGTTACTTCCATTGTTTCAAGAATTATTTGCTGCGCCAAATCCTGTACCAGTGAAATATGCATTGCAAAAAAACAATATTGACACTGGTGGCGTTCGGTTACCATTAATCGGGTATAACGAAGAAAATATGGCCTTTGATAAAGTATGGGCAAAGGTCAAAAACAGTGAACATATTTTTGTTTGA
- a CDS encoding ribonuclease J, with protein sequence MTKTKNELIRIIPLGGVGEIGKAMYVVEIDEELFIVDSGLMFPEREMLGIDIVIPDLTYVEENKERVKGIFLTHGHEDAIGSLAYLLQVVQAPVYGSKLTLALAKEHLKEMPAPASVRFFEVTNKSRMNFNRTHVTFFNTTHSIPDSLGIVFNTSEGAIVHTGEFKFDQAAKGKYRPDIGKMANLGDEGVFILMSDSSEAERPGYTTSESVIEKQLSQTFHAAEGRILVALYASNFIRIQQVLDTAFETGKKVAVVGKSLESYFEVGVNLGYLTTEDDVVIPVNELEKYEDDQVVIIVTGNKGEPLDALEKIVRKHHGDVRIKDTDTVLITFTPSPGMEVSMYETMNELAKNGATVLTSSKKVHVSGHGSQEDLKLMLNLMKPKYFIPIQGEYRMLMAHSKLAQEVGMQKTSIFIADKGDIVEYKSGKMRMSGRVQAGNVLIDGIGVGDVGNIVLRDRKLLSQDGIFTVVVTLSRKDKRIAAGPEIVSRGFVYVRESEELLDEATKLVTKIVEKHVTKKSFEWTGIKQEIRDTLSSFLFQQTKRRPMIIPIIMEY encoded by the coding sequence TTGACAAAAACAAAAAATGAACTAATACGAATTATTCCCCTTGGAGGGGTAGGAGAAATTGGGAAAGCGATGTATGTCGTTGAAATCGATGAAGAATTATTTATCGTTGATTCAGGACTCATGTTCCCTGAACGAGAAATGCTTGGAATCGATATCGTCATACCTGATCTTACATACGTTGAGGAAAACAAAGAACGCGTGAAAGGAATATTCCTGACGCATGGACATGAAGACGCGATTGGTTCACTAGCGTACTTATTACAAGTCGTGCAAGCGCCGGTATACGGATCGAAACTTACATTAGCGTTAGCGAAAGAGCATTTAAAAGAAATGCCTGCACCAGCATCCGTTCGCTTTTTTGAAGTGACAAACAAAAGCAGAATGAACTTTAATCGCACACACGTGACATTTTTCAATACGACTCATAGTATTCCTGATTCATTGGGAATCGTATTTAACACGAGTGAAGGTGCAATTGTTCACACTGGAGAGTTTAAGTTTGACCAGGCAGCAAAGGGAAAATATCGTCCAGATATCGGAAAAATGGCGAATTTAGGAGATGAAGGCGTCTTTATTTTAATGTCTGATTCTTCCGAAGCAGAGAGACCCGGATATACAACATCTGAATCTGTCATTGAAAAACAATTATCGCAAACATTTCATGCTGCAGAAGGTCGAATATTGGTTGCGTTATATGCATCCAACTTTATTCGAATTCAACAAGTGTTGGACACAGCATTTGAGACAGGCAAGAAAGTGGCCGTTGTCGGAAAGAGTCTTGAAAGCTACTTCGAGGTTGGCGTTAATCTAGGTTATTTAACGACTGAAGACGATGTCGTCATCCCTGTTAATGAATTAGAGAAATATGAAGATGATCAAGTTGTCATTATCGTCACTGGCAATAAAGGTGAACCATTGGATGCCCTGGAGAAAATCGTCAGAAAGCATCATGGCGATGTTCGCATTAAAGATACAGACACGGTTCTAATAACATTTACACCATCACCTGGTATGGAAGTATCGATGTACGAAACGATGAATGAGTTAGCTAAAAACGGTGCGACAGTATTGACGTCAAGCAAAAAAGTTCACGTTTCCGGACACGGTAGCCAAGAAGATTTGAAGCTTATGTTAAACTTGATGAAACCTAAATATTTCATCCCGATTCAAGGTGAATATCGCATGCTTATGGCGCATTCAAAACTAGCGCAAGAGGTCGGTATGCAAAAGACGAGCATATTTATAGCTGATAAAGGCGATATTGTAGAATATAAAAGCGGTAAAATGCGTATGAGCGGACGCGTGCAAGCCGGTAACGTATTAATTGACGGTATTGGTGTTGGCGACGTTGGAAATATTGTTCTCAGAGACCGTAAATTATTATCGCAAGATGGCATATTTACAGTTGTCGTGACGCTGAGTCGTAAAGATAAGCGTATAGCAGCAGGTCCTGAAATCGTTTCTCGCGGATTTGTCTATGTGCGTGAATCTGAGGAACTTCTTGATGAAGCAACTAAACTAGTTACAAAAATAGTTGAGAAACATGTGACTAAAAAGTCGTTTGAATGGACAGGGATAAAGCAAGAGATCCGTGACACGCTTAGCTCGTTCCTATTCCAACAAACGAAACGACGTCCAATGATCATACCAATTATTATGGAATACTAA